A stretch of the Alnus glutinosa chromosome 6, dhAlnGlut1.1, whole genome shotgun sequence genome encodes the following:
- the LOC133870845 gene encoding F-box protein FBW2, translating into MEEGSDYRPWDELIPDALGLIFSNLSLQEKLTVIPRVCKSWGKVVMGPYCWQEIDIEEWSKRCQPEHLDRMLPMLITRSRGSLRKLCVSGLHSEEIFTFIAENAGSLQTLRLRRSEMSDSMVEQFAGRLSMITFLDVSYCGNIGARALEAIGKNCKLLVGLCRNLHPVDTAGKPLEDDEAYAIASTMPKLKHLEMAYHLISTPSVVEILSSCPELEFLDLRGCWDVKFDERFLMERFPKLKVLGPNVIDYYEKYDWDDCSDSSDAFEYLAWEFMAGEMGDFDEDDDDSYYGMWDDEGRLEELELRFYEGIDEDAGPYDWPPSP; encoded by the exons ATGGAAGAGGGAAGTGATTATCGGCCTTGGGACGAATTAATACCCGACGCACTCGGGCTAATCTTCAGCAATCTTTCTCTCCAGGAGAAACTTACAGTGATTCCCAGGGTTTGCAAATCATGGGGCAAAGTAGTGATGGGACCTTATTGCTGGCAAGAGATAGATATTGAGGAATGGAGCAAGCGATGCCAGCCTGAGCACCTTGATCGGATGCTTCCAATGTTGATTACTAGAAGCCGTGGATCACTACGCAAGCTTTGTGTTTCCGGTCTCCACAGTGAAGagatttttacctttattgccGAAAA TGCTGGCTCCCTTCAGACATTACGGCTGCGTAGAAGTGAAATGAGTGATTCAATGGTGGAACAATTTGCTGGTAGGCTCTCTATGATCACATTCTTGGATGTGAGCTACTGTGGTAATATTGGTGCTCGAGCATTGGAGGCCATTGGAAAGAATTGCAAATTGCTTGTGGGGCTGTGCCGCAACTTGCACCCGGTAGACACGGCTGGCAAGCCCTTAGAGGATGATGAGGCGTACGCTATTGCCTCCACAATGCCGAAGCTCAAGCACCTTGAGATGGCTTACCATCTTATCAGCACCCCAAGTGTTGTGGAGATACTATCAAGCTGCCCTGAGCTCGAATTTTTGGATTTGAGAGGCTGTTGGGATGTTAAATTTGATGAGAGATTCCTCATGGAGAGGTTCCCAAAATTGAAGGTTTTGGGGCCAAATGTAATTGATTATTACGAGAAATATGACTGGGATGATTGCTCGGATTCCTCGGATGCTTTCGAGTATTTGGCCTGGGAATTTATGGCTGGTGAAATGGGGGATTTCGATGAAGACGATGATGATAGTTACTATGGGATGTGGGATGATGAGGGAAGGCTGGAGGAGCTTGAGCTGAGATTCTATGAAggaattgatgaagatgcaggaCCGTATGATTGGCCTCCATCTCCTTAA
- the LOC133870386 gene encoding phospho-2-dehydro-3-deoxyheptonate aldolase 1, chloroplastic-like — translation MALTSSSVIPTKSFIQTQSSLLPSTKPHQPSIPSRRRSLPSISAVHAAEPAKNPVVSDKPPKQQVTPPPTKTTHNAAPVTWSVESWKTKKALQLPEYPNQEELESVLKTLDTFPPIVFAGEARNLEERLAEAAMGNAFLLQGGDCAESFKEFNANNIRDTFRIILQMGAVLMFGGQLPVIKMGRMAGQFAKPRSDPFEEKNGVKLPSYRGDNVNGDAFDEKSRTPDPQRMIRAYCQSAATLNLLRAFATGGYAAMQRVTQWNLDFAEHSEQGDRYRELAHRVDEALGFMTAAGLTVDHPIMTTTDFWTSHECLLLPYEQSLTRLDSTSGLYYDCSAHFLWAGERTRQLDGAHVEFLKGIANPLGIKVSDKMDPNELVKLIEILNPQNKAGRITIITRMGAENMRVKLPHLIRAVRRAGHIVTWVSDPMHGNTIKAPCGLKTRPFDSIRAEVRAFFDVHEQEGSHPGGVHLEMTGQNVTECIGGSRTVTFDDLSSRYHTHCDPRLNASQALELAFIIAERLRKRRIRSQQPLSSLGF, via the exons ATGGCTCTCACAAGCAGCTCTGTGATTCCCACCAAATCCTTCATTCAAACCCAGTCTTCTCTCCTGCCCTCCACCAAACCCCACCAACCCTCCATCCCTTCCAGGCGCAGATCACTCCCTTCGATCTCCGCCGTCCACGCCGCCGAGCCCGCTAAGAACCCGGTTGTCTCCGACAAGCCGCCGAAGCAGCAAGTAACGCCACCGCCGACGAAGACGACCCACAATGCGGCTCCGGTGACGTGGAGCGTGGAGAGCTGGAAGACCAAGAAGGCTCTCCAGCTGCCGGAGTACCCGAATCAGGAGGAGCTCGAGTCGGTGCTCAAGACCCTCGATACATTCCCTCCGATCGTTTTCGCCGGAGAGGCGAGGAACCTCGAGGAGCGGCTGGCTGAGGCCGCCATGGGCAACGCGTTCCTTCTGCAAGGCGGGGATTGCGCCGAGAGCTTCAAGGAATTCAATGCCAACAACATCCGTGATACCTTCAGAATCATCCTCCAAATGGGTGCCGTCTTAATGTTCGGAGGTCAATTGCCTGTTATCAAG ATGGGGAGAATGGCGGGTCAGTTTGCGAAGCCGAGATCGGATCCGTTCGAGGAGAAGAACGGTGTGAAGCTGCCGAGTTACAGAGGGGACAATGTGAACGGAGACGCTTTCGACGAGAAGTCGAGGACTCCGGACCCCCAGAGGATGATTAGAGCCTACTGTCAATCTGCTGCCACTCTCAACCTTCTGAGGGCCTTCGCTACCGGAGGGTATGCTGCTATGCAGAGGGTCACCCAGTGGAATCTGGATTTCGCGGAGCACAGCGAGCAGGGAGATAG GTACCGTGAACTAGCTCATCGTGTTGATGAGGCCCTTGGATTCATGACTGCAGCTGGACTCACTGTTGACCATCCCATTATGACGACAACTGATTTCTGGACATCCCATGAATGCTTGCTCTTGCCATATGAGCAGTCACTTACTAGGTTGGATTCAACCTCAGGCCTTTACTATGACTGCTCTGCCCATTTTCTTTGGGCAGGGGAACGTACCAGGCAGCTGGATGGTGCTCATGTTGAGTTTCTAAAAGGGATTGCTAATCCCCTCGGCATTAAG GTCAGTGATAAGATGGATCCAAACGAGCTTGTCAAGCTCATCGAGATTTTGAATCCTCAGAACAAAGCTGGGAGGATAACAATAATCACAAGAATGGGAGCTGAAAACATGAGGGTAAAGCTTCCTCATCTAATTAGGGCTGTCCGCAGAGCTGGGCACATTGTTACATGGGTCAGTGATCCTATGCATGGAAACACAATAAAGGCTCCGTGCGGTCTCAAAACTCGCCCCTTTGACTCCATCAGG GCTGAGGTGAGAGCCTTCTTTGACGTGCATGAGCAAGAAGGAAGCCACCCAGGAGGAGTTCATCTAGAGATGACAGGGCAGAACGTGACAGAGTGCATTGGTGGGTCACGAACCGTGACATTTGATGACCTAAGTTCACGTTACCACACCCACTGTGACCCCAGGCTGAATGCTTCACAAGCTCTTGAGCTTGCCTTCATCATTGCGGAGCGTCTTAGAAAGAGGAGGATCAGATCTCAGCAACCTCTTTCCTCCTTAGGGTTCTAG